From a single Azospirillaceae bacterium genomic region:
- a CDS encoding LacI family DNA-binding transcriptional regulator: MSTRSVKSPRPAAPADSFPVVEPGRLTMADLAERAQVSVITVSRALRDSPSVREDTRRRIQDLAREMGYRFNATARNLRLQRSHTIAVVVDMKPSPERPMSGPFPLDLLGGICQELTTAGYNVLLTTGQGHPADAVQAADGAILLGQGADDTAVHQLAPSGVPLVVWGAPRSGPGPGADPVFVGSDNHQGGALAAARFIATGRRRLVFLGDTRHRENAERLHGFTETLAASGAALVALVPCDFTFNAGVAAVQGLLADTPGGFDGVFACSDAMALGAVRALTEARLSVPGDVSVIGYDDTPMAAFHTPALTSVHQNWTDGGVRLAQSVLALINGDRPDSVILPTRLVVRES; the protein is encoded by the coding sequence ATGAGCACGCGTTCGGTCAAATCCCCCCGCCCGGCGGCCCCGGCGGACAGTTTTCCGGTGGTGGAACCCGGGCGGCTGACCATGGCCGATCTGGCGGAACGGGCGCAGGTGTCGGTCATCACCGTGTCCCGCGCGCTGCGCGACAGCCCATCGGTGCGCGAGGATACCCGCCGCCGCATCCAGGACCTGGCGCGGGAGATGGGCTACCGCTTCAACGCCACGGCGCGGAACCTGCGCCTGCAGCGCAGCCACACCATCGCCGTGGTGGTGGACATGAAGCCCAGCCCGGAACGCCCCATGTCCGGCCCCTTCCCCTTGGACCTGCTGGGCGGCATCTGCCAGGAACTGACCACCGCCGGCTACAACGTGCTGCTGACCACGGGGCAGGGCCATCCCGCCGACGCCGTGCAGGCGGCCGACGGCGCCATCCTGCTGGGCCAGGGGGCGGACGACACGGCGGTGCACCAGTTGGCGCCGTCGGGCGTGCCGCTGGTGGTGTGGGGCGCCCCGCGTTCAGGGCCCGGCCCCGGTGCCGATCCGGTGTTCGTGGGCAGCGACAACCACCAGGGCGGGGCGCTGGCGGCGGCGCGGTTCATCGCGACCGGCCGGCGCCGCCTGGTTTTCCTGGGTGACACCCGCCATCGCGAAAACGCCGAACGCCTGCACGGCTTTACCGAGACGCTGGCCGCGTCCGGGGCGGCGCTGGTGGCCCTGGTGCCCTGCGACTTCACCTTCAACGCCGGCGTGGCGGCGGTGCAGGGCCTGCTGGCCGATACACCCGGCGGCTTCGACGGCGTGTTCGCGTGCAGCGACGCCATGGCGCTGGGGGCGGTCCGCGCGCTGACGGAGGCCAGGCTGTCGGTGCCGGGCGACGTGTCCGTCATCGGCTACGACGACACGCCCATGGCCGCCTTCCACACCCCGGCCTTGACCTCGGTCCACCAGAACTGGACGGACGGCGGCGTGCGCCTGGCGCAGAGCGTGCTGGCCCTGATCAACGGCGACCGGCCCGACAGCGTCATCCTGCCCACCCGCCTGGTGGTGCGGGAAAGCTGA
- a CDS encoding sulfite reductase flavoprotein subunit alpha, whose translation MTRDHAGDSNAVGQPAIAPSPARRGRSWTTRLPTPRWVLFQIHWFLGITLGFVLALMGITGATMSFEDQIMRAISPGVVTVAVQTTQILSPDTLMARLHEQRPDDKVTMLVLSPAPDEAARVMFDRRPGEEGRGTRAYVDPYSGVILGGANGEAFFGFVRNLHRWLALPGGPNGIGRQITGPAVFALLFFCLSGLYLRWPRRVMDWRAWLALDTKAKGRAFLWSLHAVAGTWVLVIYLAIGLTGLWWSYDWYRQGVTQLLTGQAPQQERGGEQRGGGREGGGKEGGGRAGGAQTAVPMDTAWTGFLQQTGGHYEIATLTPPARPGAPVRIRYRAEGAPHEYATDDMTVDSASGAVKSESHYADKPTGAKLVSSILAIHRGTFFGTGGAIVFMIAAGTMPLFTVTGLMLYLDRRRKKKAARAAMAAAGITSATPAPVSTALTVAYASQTGTAEQLAWRTAGLLRDGGLAPEVVPLQKLELAGLTGRLLVVASTYGEGEPPDDLRIFAKKVMAKPAALAGLEYAVLALGDRGYEHFCGFGRALDKWLGDSGAVRLFDTVTVDASADGGDTAALHDWQARLRQLGAAQAPDWAPPVYDRWRLAERRLLNPGSPGNPAFHLALEPVDQPLPAWQAGDIVQILPANGDAAVQAFLTATGLDGAAWVQTPGGQERLDALLATSHLPDANDVLARGQAAQDVADGLAALPHREYSIASLPEDGRLDLLVRLQRRPDGTPGLGSGWLTTFAPLGHEVRLRIRNNPGFHPPAAPLPMILIGAGTGLAGLRAHLKHRRSRRLGQAWLVFGERTATHDRLHGPEIDTWQADGTLARVEWAFSRDGGGYVQQRVAAAAEEIRQWVGQGATIYVCGSLQGMAPAVDDALAKALGRDQLDALTADGRYRRDVY comes from the coding sequence GTGACCAGAGATCACGCCGGCGACAGCAATGCCGTCGGCCAGCCCGCCATCGCCCCGTCGCCGGCCCGCCGGGGCCGATCGTGGACGACGCGACTGCCCACGCCGCGCTGGGTGCTGTTCCAAATCCACTGGTTCCTGGGCATCACCCTGGGCTTCGTGCTGGCGCTGATGGGCATCACCGGCGCCACCATGAGTTTCGAGGACCAGATCATGCGGGCGATCAGCCCCGGCGTGGTCACGGTGGCGGTGCAGACCACGCAGATCCTGTCGCCCGACACGCTGATGGCGCGCCTGCATGAGCAGCGCCCCGACGACAAGGTCACCATGCTGGTGCTGTCCCCCGCCCCCGACGAGGCGGCGCGGGTGATGTTCGACCGGCGCCCGGGCGAGGAAGGGCGCGGCACCCGTGCCTATGTCGACCCCTACAGCGGCGTCATCCTGGGCGGCGCCAACGGCGAGGCCTTTTTCGGCTTTGTGCGCAACCTGCACCGCTGGCTGGCCCTGCCCGGCGGGCCCAACGGCATCGGCCGGCAGATCACCGGCCCGGCCGTCTTCGCCCTGCTGTTCTTCTGCCTGTCGGGCCTGTACCTGCGCTGGCCGCGTCGCGTGATGGACTGGCGCGCCTGGCTGGCGCTGGACACCAAGGCCAAGGGCCGCGCCTTCCTGTGGTCGCTGCACGCCGTAGCCGGCACCTGGGTACTGGTCATCTACCTGGCCATCGGCCTGACCGGCCTGTGGTGGTCCTACGATTGGTACCGTCAGGGCGTGACCCAACTGCTGACCGGCCAGGCGCCGCAGCAGGAACGGGGGGGTGAGCAGCGGGGCGGCGGTCGTGAAGGGGGTGGCAAGGAAGGCGGCGGACGTGCCGGCGGCGCCCAGACGGCGGTGCCGATGGACACCGCCTGGACCGGCTTCCTGCAGCAGACCGGCGGCCATTACGAGATCGCGACCCTGACCCCGCCGGCCCGGCCCGGCGCGCCGGTGCGCATCCGCTATCGGGCCGAGGGCGCGCCGCATGAATACGCCACCGACGACATGACGGTGGATTCCGCCAGCGGTGCCGTGAAAAGCGAAAGCCACTACGCCGACAAGCCCACGGGCGCCAAGCTGGTCAGCAGCATCCTGGCCATCCATCGCGGCACCTTCTTCGGCACCGGCGGCGCCATCGTCTTCATGATCGCCGCCGGCACCATGCCGCTGTTCACCGTCACCGGCCTGATGCTGTACCTGGACCGCCGCCGCAAGAAGAAGGCGGCGCGGGCGGCCATGGCCGCCGCGGGCATCACCAGCGCGACGCCGGCGCCAGTATCCACCGCCCTGACCGTGGCCTATGCCAGCCAGACCGGCACGGCGGAACAGCTGGCCTGGCGCACCGCCGGCCTGTTGCGCGATGGCGGCCTGGCGCCCGAGGTCGTGCCGCTGCAAAAGCTGGAACTCGCCGGCCTGACCGGCCGCCTGCTGGTGGTGGCCAGCACCTATGGCGAGGGCGAACCGCCGGACGATCTGCGCATCTTCGCCAAGAAGGTGATGGCCAAGCCCGCCGCCCTGGCCGGCCTGGAATACGCCGTGCTGGCGCTGGGTGATCGGGGGTATGAGCATTTCTGCGGTTTCGGCCGCGCGCTGGACAAATGGCTGGGCGACAGCGGTGCCGTCCGCCTGTTCGACACGGTGACGGTGGACGCCAGCGCCGACGGCGGCGACACCGCCGCCCTGCACGACTGGCAGGCCCGCCTGCGCCAGCTGGGTGCCGCCCAGGCGCCCGACTGGGCCCCGCCGGTCTACGACCGCTGGCGCCTGGCGGAACGCCGCCTGCTGAACCCCGGCAGCCCCGGCAACCCGGCCTTCCACCTGGCGCTGGAGCCGGTGGACCAGCCGCTGCCGGCCTGGCAGGCGGGCGACATCGTCCAGATCCTGCCAGCCAACGGCGACGCCGCCGTCCAGGCCTTCCTGACGGCCACCGGGCTGGACGGTGCGGCCTGGGTGCAGACGCCCGGGGGCCAAGAGCGCCTGGATGCCCTGCTGGCCACCAGCCATCTGCCCGATGCGAACGACGTGCTGGCCCGGGGCCAGGCGGCGCAGGATGTGGCGGACGGCCTGGCCGCATTGCCCCACCGCGAATATTCCATCGCCTCCCTGCCCGAGGATGGGCGGCTGGACCTGCTTGTCCGCCTGCAACGCCGGCCCGACGGCACGCCGGGCCTGGGCTCCGGCTGGCTGACCACCTTCGCGCCCCTGGGGCACGAGGTACGCCTGCGCATCCGCAACAACCCCGGCTTCCACCCGCCGGCCGCCCCCTTGCCCATGATCCTGATCGGCGCCGGCACCGGCCTGGCGGGCCTGCGCGCCCACCTGAAGCACCGCCGGTCCCGCCGCCTGGGCCAGGCCTGGCTGGTGTTTGGTGAGCGCACCGCCACCCACGACCGCCTGCACGGGCCCGAGATCGACACCTGGCAGGCCGACGGCACCCTGGCGCGCGTGGAATGGGCCTTCTCCCGCGATGGCGGCGGGTATGTGCAGCAGCGCGTGGCGGCGGCGGCCGAGGAAATCCGCCAGTGGGTGGGCCAGGGGGCGACCATCTACGTCTGCGGCAGCCTGCAAGGCATGGCCCCGGCGGTGGACGACGCCTTGGCCAAGGCGCTGGGCCGCGACCAGCTGGACGCCCTGACGGCGGACGGCCGTTATCGGCGCGACGTGTACTGA
- a CDS encoding IS3 family transposase (programmed frameshift) yields the protein MSKTTNKFSPEVRARAVRLVLDHEKDHPSRWAAVMSIAAKIGCSGQTLNEWVKKAEVEAGTRAGVPSDVAERLKALERENRELRQANDILRKASAYFCGGGARPPVQAMIAFIDEHRGAHGVEPICQVLPIAPSTYHRHASRRSNPDRLPARAKRDTRLKVAIRRVFDENFAVYGVRKVWHQLKREGQAIARCTVARLMRDLGLRGVIRGKPVRTTVSDKAAPCPLDHVNRQFHAPRPNMLWLSDFTYVATWQGFVYVAFVIDAYARRIVGWRVSRTAHAAFVLDALEQALHERQPAKHGGLVHHSDRGVQYVSIKYTERLADAGIEPSVGSVGDSYDNALAETINGLYKAEVIHRRGPWRSFEAVEYATLEWVDWFNHRRILGPIGNIPPAEAEARFHAMTDTPAMAA from the exons ATGAGCAAGACGACGAACAAGTTTTCCCCCGAAGTTCGTGCCCGCGCGGTGCGGCTGGTGTTGGATCACGAGAAGGATCATCCGTCCCGTTGGGCGGCGGTGATGTCGATCGCGGCGAAGATCGGCTGTTCCGGACAGACGCTGAACGAATGGGTGAAGAAGGCCGAGGTTGAAGCAGGCACGCGGGCCGGTGTTCCCAGCGATGTCGCGGAACGGCTGAAGGCGCTGGAACGGGAGAACCGGGAACTGCGCCAAGCGAATGACATCCTGCGCAAGGCGAGCGCGTATT TTTGCGGCGGCGGAGCTCGACCGCCGGTTCAAGCCATGATCGCCTTCATCGATGAGCATCGGGGTGCGCACGGGGTCGAGCCGATCTGCCAGGTGTTGCCGATCGCCCCGTCGACCTATCACCGGCATGCGTCGCGGCGTTCCAACCCGGATCGCCTGCCGGCGCGGGCCAAGCGGGACACACGGTTGAAGGTCGCAATACGGCGGGTGTTCGACGAGAACTTCGCCGTCTATGGCGTGCGCAAGGTCTGGCACCAGCTCAAGCGGGAGGGCCAAGCCATCGCGCGTTGCACGGTCGCCCGGCTGATGCGGGACCTGGGCCTGCGAGGTGTGATCCGGGGCAAGCCGGTGAGGACGACGGTGAGCGACAAGGCGGCACCCTGTCCGCTGGACCATGTCAATCGGCAATTCCATGCGCCCCGGCCGAACATGCTGTGGCTGTCGGACTTCACCTACGTTGCCACCTGGCAGGGCTTCGTCTACGTGGCCTTCGTCATCGACGCCTACGCCCGGCGCATCGTCGGCTGGCGGGTATCGCGGACGGCCCATGCCGCCTTCGTGCTCGACGCACTGGAGCAAGCCCTGCATGAACGGCAACCGGCCAAGCACGGCGGCCTGGTTCATCATTCGGACAGGGGCGTTCAATACGTCAGCATCAAGTACACCGAGCGCCTGGCGGACGCCGGGATCGAGCCCTCGGTCGGCAGTGTCGGCGACAGCTACGACAACGCCCTGGCGGAAACCATCAACGGCCTCTACAAGGCCGAGGTGATCCACCGGCGTGGGCCATGGCGATCCTTCGAGGCCGTCGAATACGCCACCCTGGAATGGGTCGATTGGTTCAACCACCGGCGGATCCTGGGCCCCATCGGCAACATCCCACCCGCCGAAGCTGAGGCTCGCTTCCACGCCATGACGGACACCCCGGCGATGGCCGCCTGA
- a CDS encoding Orn/Lys/Arg decarboxylase N-terminal domain-containing protein yields MDFFRRFNFLVCAPAFEADELEGARLQDIIVEVERLGFEVAKARRIEDAELAIRTDAAIGCMVLDWGKRGPEGKAAALISLVRARGLEMPIVLLVRRKRLEDIPVEVMREIDGYVFLAEETPQFIAKNLISRLRQYAETLKTPFFGALVDYAEEGNQMWTCPGHNGGIFYNRSPIGRIFVEHLGEAIFRDDLDNSVVDLGDLLVHEGPALKAQKEAAKIFGAERTYFVLNGTSASNKVVLGALVAEDDLVLFDRNNHKAAHHGALLLGQGTPIFLETDRNAHGLIGPIDYEALDEAAIREKIRTHPMVTDPEAWKKPRPFRVAVIQQCSYDGTINNADLLVQKLGPLCDYILFDEAWAGFMKFHPLFQGRYGMGVKNLGPDSPGIITTQSTHKQLASFSQASQIHVKDKHIGDHERRVEHRRFNESFLQHASTSPFYPIFASLDVGAQMMKGKSGEVLWDDTIRLGIETRKKLRAIAREFVEKESDPARQWFFDPFVPDVTRLEGRDVRWEDVPTDDLARDPTHWMLEPGRTWHGYKHLGPGYAMTDPNKLTILTPGFDRRTGAYLDQGIPAPVVAEYLRENQIVPEKNDLNSLLFLLTPGVESSKAGGLMSALIFFKRLHDDNAVLDDIMPDFVRRRAPRYNGVRLGDLCRDIHAFYRGHNISALQRQQFRPEHLPEMAMLPHKAAKQLVRNKVDFVTLDQLPGRIAATLMLVYPPGIATILPGERLTERAAPMIQYLKVFEQATNLFPGFDNEIQGVYRKLDPDGRTRFYTYVVRE; encoded by the coding sequence ATGGATTTTTTCCGCCGCTTCAATTTCCTGGTCTGCGCCCCCGCCTTCGAGGCCGATGAACTGGAAGGCGCGCGGTTGCAGGACATCATCGTCGAGGTGGAGCGGCTGGGCTTCGAGGTCGCCAAGGCCCGGCGCATCGAGGACGCGGAGCTGGCCATCCGCACCGACGCGGCCATCGGCTGCATGGTGCTGGACTGGGGCAAGCGCGGGCCGGAGGGCAAGGCGGCGGCCCTGATCTCGCTGGTGCGCGCCCGCGGCCTGGAAATGCCCATCGTGCTGCTGGTCCGGCGCAAGCGGCTGGAGGACATCCCGGTGGAGGTGATGCGGGAGATCGATGGCTATGTCTTCCTGGCGGAGGAAACGCCGCAGTTCATCGCCAAGAACCTGATCAGCCGCCTGCGCCAGTACGCCGAAACCCTGAAGACCCCCTTCTTCGGCGCCCTGGTGGACTATGCCGAGGAAGGCAACCAGATGTGGACCTGCCCCGGCCACAACGGCGGCATCTTCTATAACCGCAGCCCCATCGGCCGCATCTTCGTGGAACATCTGGGCGAGGCCATCTTCCGCGACGACCTGGACAACTCGGTCGTGGATCTGGGCGACCTGCTGGTGCACGAGGGCCCGGCGCTCAAGGCGCAGAAGGAAGCCGCCAAGATCTTCGGGGCGGAGCGCACCTATTTCGTGCTGAACGGCACCTCGGCCTCCAACAAGGTGGTGCTGGGCGCCCTGGTGGCGGAGGACGATTTGGTGCTGTTCGACCGCAACAACCACAAGGCCGCCCATCATGGCGCCCTGCTGCTGGGCCAGGGCACGCCCATCTTCCTGGAGACCGACCGCAACGCCCACGGCCTGATCGGCCCCATCGATTACGAGGCGCTGGACGAGGCGGCGATCCGCGAGAAGATCCGCACCCATCCCATGGTCACGGATCCCGAGGCCTGGAAGAAGCCGCGCCCCTTCCGCGTGGCGGTCATCCAGCAATGCTCATATGACGGCACCATCAACAACGCCGACCTGCTGGTGCAGAAGCTGGGGCCGCTGTGCGACTACATCCTGTTCGATGAGGCCTGGGCCGGCTTCATGAAGTTCCACCCCCTGTTCCAGGGGCGCTATGGCATGGGGGTGAAGAACTTAGGACCCGACAGCCCCGGCATCATCACCACCCAGTCAACGCACAAGCAGTTGGCCAGCTTCAGCCAGGCGTCGCAGATCCATGTGAAGGACAAGCACATCGGCGATCATGAGCGGCGGGTGGAACATCGCCGCTTCAACGAATCCTTCCTGCAGCACGCCTCAACCAGCCCGTTCTACCCCATCTTCGCCTCGCTGGACGTGGGCGCGCAGATGATGAAGGGCAAGTCGGGCGAGGTGCTGTGGGACGACACCATCCGCCTGGGCATCGAAACCCGCAAGAAGCTGCGCGCCATCGCCCGCGAGTTCGTGGAGAAGGAAAGCGATCCCGCCCGCCAGTGGTTCTTCGACCCCTTCGTGCCCGACGTCACCCGGCTGGAGGGCCGCGACGTGCGGTGGGAGGACGTGCCGACCGACGATTTGGCCCGCGACCCCACCCACTGGATGCTGGAACCGGGCCGCACCTGGCATGGCTACAAGCACCTGGGGCCGGGCTACGCCATGACCGACCCCAACAAGCTGACCATCCTGACCCCCGGTTTCGACCGCCGTACCGGCGCCTATCTGGACCAGGGCATACCGGCCCCGGTGGTGGCGGAATACCTGCGCGAAAACCAGATCGTGCCGGAGAAGAACGACCTGAACTCCCTGCTGTTCCTGCTGACGCCCGGGGTGGAAAGCAGCAAGGCCGGCGGGCTGATGAGCGCGCTGATCTTCTTCAAGCGCCTGCATGACGACAACGCCGTGCTGGACGACATCATGCCCGACTTCGTCCGCCGCCGGGCGCCACGCTACAACGGCGTGCGCCTGGGCGATCTGTGCCGCGACATCCACGCCTTCTATCGCGGCCACAACATCAGCGCCTTGCAGCGCCAACAGTTCCGGCCCGAGCATCTGCCGGAAATGGCCATGTTGCCCCACAAGGCGGCCAAGCAGCTGGTGCGCAACAAGGTGGATTTCGTCACCCTGGACCAACTGCCCGGCCGTATCGCCGCCACGCTGATGCTGGTCTATCCGCCCGGCATCGCCACCATCCTGCCGGGCGAGCGGCTGACGGAGCGGGCGGCCCCCATGATCCAGTACCTGAAGGTGTTCGAACAGGCCACCAACCTGTTCCCCGGTTTCGACAATGAGATCCAGGGCGTCTATCGCAAGCTGGACCCGGACGGCCGTACCCGCTTTTATACCTACGTCGTCCGCGAATAG
- a CDS encoding GNAT family N-acetyltransferase → MTLTPDTDPAPSPSSGLVIRPSTEADVEAMLEIYAHHINRGIGDYEPAAPDENDMKHRRKNMLSKRLPHVAAELDGVVVGYAYAVPFRKRPAYRYAVKHSIYVHHQHLSAGIGRRLMQFLIDACAAAGYRQMIGYIDAANERSLRLHESFGFTRAGYLPAVGYKFGKWTDSVLVIRPLGEGSSTPPAPMPKKTKEKPVAPAGDAVLNEGAPDGTTTS, encoded by the coding sequence ATGACCCTGACGCCTGATACCGATCCCGCGCCGTCCCCCTCCTCCGGCCTCGTCATCCGCCCCTCGACCGAGGCGGATGTGGAGGCGATGCTGGAAATCTACGCCCATCACATCAACCGGGGCATCGGCGACTATGAGCCGGCGGCCCCGGATGAAAACGACATGAAGCACCGGCGCAAGAACATGCTGAGCAAGCGGCTGCCCCACGTGGCGGCCGAATTGGACGGCGTGGTGGTCGGCTACGCCTACGCCGTGCCCTTCCGCAAGCGCCCGGCCTATCGTTATGCCGTGAAGCATTCGATCTATGTGCATCACCAGCATCTGTCGGCCGGCATCGGTCGCCGCCTGATGCAGTTCCTGATCGATGCCTGCGCCGCGGCGGGATACCGGCAGATGATCGGCTATATCGACGCCGCCAACGAGCGTTCCTTGCGCCTGCATGAAAGCTTCGGCTTCACCCGCGCCGGCTACTTGCCCGCCGTCGGGTACAAGTTCGGCAAATGGACGGATTCCGTGCTGGTGATCCGCCCCCTGGGCGAGGGCAGCAGCACGCCGCCGGCGCCGATGCCGAAGAAGACCAAGGAAAAGCCGGTGGCACCGGCGGGCGATGCGGTGCTCAATGAGGGAGCACCGGACGGGACCACCACGTCCTAA
- a CDS encoding GMC family oxidoreductase N-terminal domain-containing protein: MTTPHIAAEGDTFDYVVVGAGSAGCVLANRLSADPNTRVALVEAGGKDDWIWFHIPVGYLFAIGNPRADWMFRTEAVPGLNGRSLAYPRGRVLGGSSAINAMIYMRGQAADYDGWRQMGLEGWGWADVLPTFLGMEDHVGGTSLFHGAGGEWHVDNPRIRWALLDAFIAAAEQSGIPRTEDFNRGDNEGCGYFQVNQKGGRRWSAARAFLDPVRHRPNLSIITGALANRLLFDGKRATGVHLSVPGGNRVLAARREVVVATGAVATPALLERSGIGAGQRLRDLGVEVVADRPGVGENLQDHLQLRPIFKVTGVPTLNGLYRSLPHRAWMGLDYALRRRGPLTMAPSQLGAFTRSGPEYATPNLQFHIQPLSLDKFGDALHPFGAFTASVCNLRPTSRGGIHARSPHAADAPVIQPNYLGTEEDRRVAVDSLRLARRIAQAPALAAFRPEEYKPGSHIQSDGDIATAAGDVGTTIFHPVGTARMGSPADTLAVTDARLRVIGVEGLRVADASVMPRITSGNTASPTMMIAEKAAAMILADG, translated from the coding sequence ATGACCACGCCACATATCGCCGCCGAGGGCGACACCTTCGATTACGTGGTGGTGGGGGCGGGATCGGCGGGGTGCGTGCTGGCCAACCGGCTGTCGGCCGACCCCAATACCCGCGTGGCACTGGTGGAGGCCGGCGGCAAGGACGACTGGATCTGGTTCCACATCCCCGTCGGTTACCTGTTCGCCATCGGCAATCCCCGCGCCGACTGGATGTTCCGGACGGAAGCGGTGCCGGGCCTGAACGGGCGCAGCCTGGCCTATCCCAGAGGCCGGGTCCTGGGCGGTAGTTCCGCCATCAACGCCATGATCTACATGCGCGGCCAGGCCGCCGACTATGACGGCTGGCGCCAGATGGGGCTGGAGGGCTGGGGCTGGGCCGACGTGCTGCCCACCTTCCTGGGCATGGAAGACCATGTGGGCGGCACCAGCCTGTTCCATGGGGCGGGCGGCGAATGGCACGTGGACAACCCGCGCATCCGCTGGGCCCTGCTGGACGCCTTCATCGCGGCCGCCGAACAGAGCGGTATCCCGCGGACGGAAGACTTCAACCGCGGCGACAATGAGGGCTGCGGCTATTTCCAGGTGAACCAGAAGGGTGGCCGGCGTTGGAGTGCGGCCCGCGCCTTCCTGGACCCCGTCCGCCACCGCCCCAACCTGAGCATCATCACCGGCGCCCTGGCCAACCGCCTACTATTCGATGGGAAGCGTGCCACGGGCGTGCACCTCAGCGTCCCCGGCGGCAACCGCGTCCTGGCGGCGCGGCGGGAGGTGGTGGTGGCCACCGGTGCCGTCGCCACCCCGGCCCTGCTGGAACGGTCCGGCATCGGCGCCGGCCAGCGCCTGCGCGATTTGGGCGTGGAGGTCGTGGCCGACCGGCCGGGCGTGGGGGAGAACTTGCAGGACCATCTGCAACTGCGCCCCATCTTCAAGGTCACGGGCGTGCCCACCCTGAACGGGCTCTACCGGTCGCTGCCCCACCGGGCATGGATGGGGCTGGACTACGCCCTGCGTCGGCGGGGACCGCTGACCATGGCGCCGTCGCAGCTGGGCGCCTTCACCCGCAGCGGGCCGGAATACGCCACCCCCAACCTGCAATTCCATATCCAGCCGCTGTCGCTGGACAAGTTCGGCGACGCCCTGCACCCCTTCGGCGCCTTCACCGCCAGCGTCTGCAATTTGCGCCCCACCAGCCGGGGCGGCATCCACGCCCGCAGCCCGCACGCCGCCGACGCCCCCGTCATCCAGCCCAACTACTTGGGCACGGAGGAGGACCGGCGGGTGGCGGTGGACAGCCTGCGCCTGGCGCGCCGCATCGCCCAGGCCCCGGCATTGGCCGCCTTCCGGCCGGAGGAATACAAGCCCGGCAGCCATATCCAGAGCGACGGCGACATCGCGACCGCCGCCGGCGACGTGGGCACCACCATCTTCCACCCCGTCGGCACCGCCCGCATGGGATCGCCCGCCGACACCCTGGCCGTCACCGACGCCCGCCTGCGGGTGATCGGGGTGGAGGGCCTGCGCGTGGCCGACGCCTCGGTCATGCCGCGCATCACGTCCGGCAACACGGCGTCCCCCACCATGATGATCGCGGAGAAGGCGGCGGCCATGATCCTGGCGGACGGTTAG